The Endozoicomonas sp. 4G DNA segment CAGAAAGCACCGGGATGCTGTGCCGACCGGGGCGATGAACCAACAGGATGACATCTTTGTCCAGGTCATTAATATGCTTCACAGTGAAGTCGCAGTGTTTTTCCTGACAGGATGTGGAACTGGCTACTTTCATTGTGCGGGGCTGATTCCGCTCTTTTGGTAACAGGAAGCCAATGTAAGGACTATCGGTTGTTTTGACCTTGCGATAGCGCAGTTTCATCAGGGAATCTTTGTTTCGCTTACCGTGATGGAAACAGTCTGCCACTCTATCCAACTCTTCCATCTGCTTAGTGAAATCATCCAGATAGGCTTTGGGGACTTGTGGATACTGTTTCTGAATGATCTCAGGGAGGTTACGCAGGGAAAGATCCCCCACTTCATCTAAATACGAGGGGTCGGTGGTCAGTTTACGAATCTGATCCAAATGTTCCGACGGCTCAAGGGTTTTGATGAAGTTCTCTTTAGCATCAGTAAGCCTTTGCTCTTTCTCCTTCAAAGAAAGCGCATCCATGTCGGAACAGTTGTTGTCGGCAAAAGCAGGAAGGATGGAAAAGCACAAAAATAAAGCAATAAACAGCGGGGGACGTGTATTCATAACGGGCCTGGGGAGGATTTAAGGTACAAACGTGCAAGATATTGAAAGGAAAACGGAGGACATAAAGTTATTAGATAAGGTTGTCCAATCTGTCAAATTCCTCTGCCCAATATCAGGATAATTTAATCACACCTGCGGTATTCCCTTGGTATAGACTGGCTTTTCATTAGCTCATGGTGGCTCAGTCTGTGGTATGCTAGCCGCCTTTTTTATCACATGCCTGAAACGACCAAAGGGGTTGGAAGCCGTTTTCATCGCCTTTGCACATGAATGTTTTTCATTAAGGTTTCCGGCGTCACAGGTGTTTGGAGTCAATGTCGAAATCCCAGGTTTTTCGCGTTATTTTTCAGAATGAGTCTGAAGTCTTTGAAGTTTATGCACGACAGATTTTCCAGAGTGAACTCTGGGGATTTATTGAAGTAGAAGAATTCGCTTTTGGTGAGCGCAGCCAGTTGCTGGTGGATCCCAGTGAA contains these protein-coding regions:
- a CDS encoding DUF1820 family protein translates to MSKSQVFRVIFQNESEVFEVYARQIFQSELWGFIEVEEFAFGERSQLLVDPSEEKLKSTFEGVKRSYIPLSSIIRIDEVEKEGAAKVSEAKGSNVKPFPMPPA